The sequence GTGAAGACTTGAAAGCATGGTCTCACTCCACTGGGAGAATTTCTGAAGGTCTCGCTCAAACTGTTCCACGAGGGCCAGGTGCTTCTGGAACTCCTGGATTCTGAAGGATAAAAAGAAGGCAACAGAACTTCCTTAGCAGCGATTCTTAGATTCCTCATAAAGTCCCACTTAACTCTGTACTTTCCactccagtaaaaaaaaaatagtacaaaAGAATACCGAGTGTCTATATACGTACCTTTGAGGAAGGGCTTGATTTTGGGCATGGAGTCTCGTTTGCAGGGCGTCAAGCTCTTCCCTCAGTTGGCTGACTTTTTCATCCGGTGCAGCACTATAAAGCGATGTCCCGAGAGAAACCAGCTCGGCATGGGAGGGCCCCAGAGTCTGGACTTCCGAGTACAAGGCCTGAAAAGCAATTCTGATTGTTCTCAACCATTTGCTTGCTggcttgttttttatatttttttcaggttAGGCGGAAAAGTGTGTCGTGTACCTGCATGTCGTCCAGCTTGCTGCAGAGTTTGGCCTTGTCGGCCGACAGGCACTGACTTTCGGATTTGATGGCACATTCGCTCCTCTCCACACAGGAAATAAAGTTGCAACGTTGTTTCTCAAACCTGCAGCCCATCAATCCCCCCAAAATATTATTTGGCTTTTTTGTTGTTACTTTGCTCAAGCGGTGAACTACATGAGGCTCACTCCCACAATTTGAACACACAAaccaaagcagaaaaaaaaagaattaccaCATCAACAAGGTTGTTTCTTTCTCACCTTTGCCAAACAGTGAGCAGCGTCTCCAGAGCGCTCTGCTTGATCTTGGCTTCCTGGGTGTTGTGTTCAAAGCTGGTATTTAACGCCTTCACGCTCGCCTCCGCTTTCTCTCTGTCGCTGAGTCGCCGGGCGGTGGATGACAGGGAGAGCAAGGCTCCCTTTAGCCTCTCCAGTTGCTGACAGACGTCCTGcgagacagacacacgagacgAGCAGTTGGTCAGCATTTGTCCATACAGGGTAAGGATGGGCGATTGAAAACTAAACAGTTTAGCTCAGCTGATCAGGTGTAAGTTGTAATAACAGTCtttaccactagatggcagacattgCTGAAGACTGTCCTTTTTATCAAAGAACAATTGTGAGCAGGTCCTGGCAATAAGCTAGCACTTAATTAGGTCAACAAAATGTCTTTTGGGTCAAACAGGAAGCAGATTATATGTCGAGCGAATTCAAACACAAGCTGAGTTTTCCTAATTGAGGCTGCCTCCGTTGTTTATGTAAGTTGCTCATCCCTCATATGTAGATTGTGAAGTTTCCATGTTAATCGCAACAGGTAAGAATCAAGCACCATGTGGCTTTGAAGGGCTCTGTAGGTATCTGATGAGGAACTGCACGTCTTGATCGGATCTTCCAGCTTTGACTGTAGCTCAGAGAGCGAAGCTTGagtctaaaaaacaaaacaactcttgaataaaaaaagtacaaatctTCTATAAATCTAACatctatttctttctttcactgcACCTCTTGGAGGCTCTGCGAGAACTTCTGCTGTTGTGAGATGTTTTCCTGTAGCTGCCCATCAAGCTGCCGCACGCTCTCCCTCAGCTCGTCCCAATAGCGTCCAATTTGGGTCAAGCGGGCCTTGATGCGGGCCGCCTCGCCCGACGAAACAAACTGCACCACGTCCTGGGAGTCTGCCTCCAGTCCGGGGAGCACCCGAGCATGCTCCCGGAGCTCCGTTTCCACGGCCTGGACACACGGTCACATGTTcccaggcatatattctttattctCAGCGGAGAACGGAGTCAAATTCTGAAGCTTACCTTCATTGACTCCATCTGTTGCTCGAGTGCTAAATTGGAAGCCTTCAAGGTGTCCAGCTGCTTCTCCTTGTCAGATATCCACGAGGAAAAGGCTTCAAACTCAGTTGCAAAGCGATCCCACTTGATCTTCATCGCCTCTGCCGTTTTCATGCTAGAGCACAAAAGCAGACATGACAcaacagcttaaaaaaaaagttcccatCAACCTTGAAATAAGAAGCATACTCCTTCTTGAGCCCGGCCTCCACTTTGTCCACTTGATCGCTGAGGGAGCGAGCCTGCTGGAGGAGCAGAGTCTTGTTCTTTGGCCCCAGCTGGATTTCCGTGGCTCTCTTGAGCAAAGTGTTCATGTGTAAGGCTTCAGCTTCACATTGCTTCAGAAGCACCTGTTTGACACAAATGGAAAATATTCTGTATTTAAAACTGACATCGATTCAAACTCTGCACTGTTTGTGAAGGAGTTAAGTCTGACTCACTCTAGCCTGGTCCAGTTCTACCGCCAGGCTCTCCGGACTACTAAAGTTCAGGTCTCGCTCTGTCATGGATCGGGCCTTGCTCACAAAGTGGCACGCCGCCTCCTGCTGGCTGTCAAACTCTTGCCAGGCCGCCAGCGTGACCTGCAGACGACAAAACATCGGCGTGTGTGAAAAGCAACAAAGTGCAGAAAACAACGTCTTTGAAAAGTGGCGGCCCACCTCCAGGCTTTGCTCCTGCGAATCCATGTTTTGTTCCATCTTGCTGAGCGTGTTCTCCAGACTGTGCAGGTCCTGCTGCAGAGTCTCTCCTGGGCCCTCCTCGGCCTGCAGCTGCTGCCCCCGACTGATCAGCCCCTGGACATCCTTCCTCTTCAGTTTCAGCCGTTTCAGAAGTTGCTGGCAAAGACACAATTTAGAGCCACTGGCGCTTCCAGCgtgaatgcttttttttcttgagtcGTCCAAACCTGGTGCACGAGCAGGAGTTGCTGGGCTTCTCTCACAGTGGGACAATCGAGGATTCTGGAGACATCTGCCTGAGCTTCTTTCTGCGCTCTGAGAAGCTCGTCCAAAGTGGTCTGCACTTCCTGCCGAAACTGAACGCAGTCGCCCACAGCCACGACCATCTTCTCTGCCTGGAACACACCCAAAGCGTAAGATAGGGACGAGTCGATGACACCACATCGATCTACAGTTGCTTTTACCCACCTCAATGAGAGACAACAGGAGAGCCTTAAAATCAGCCGATAGTTTGCTGAGGGCACCTCCTTGCCTCTGGGCGTCGCTGTCGGTGCAAATCTCAATCAGAACGGCCATGCGGGCTTTCAGCCAGGAAAGGTTGCCTTCCTGTAGCTCTGCATCGTTCCTCAGCTCCTGCAGCAAGATCAAAGTAAGAACTCCGATGCCAAAGGATCGTCCACAACGAGGCTCGACTTTGAGGTTGGCGCGACGACAAGCGTTACCGTGATGTTGGCCTTGACCTGACTGTATTTCCTTGGGTCGCCTGCCCGGTTTCTCAGAAGTcgcagttggctttctttagcTATCAACCAGCAAGAAAGCTCGGCGTATCTGTTTCAACACACAAACGGCAATGTGACaatttaaaatgtcaaaatgaatccATTCTTTGACAACTAATCGATTTTCCCTGAGTTCACCCTGAAGGCCAATCATATCCCAATGGAACATTTTATGGCCTGCCTCCCCTATCTTGTAAAACCGCCATTTTAAATGATTCTACCTGGCATTGTAGTCTTTCCATTTGTCCGGGTGCTGCATGAGCTTTTGATGGGTGTTTTCAATCTCTTCGCTGATCTCGGCGTAGTCCTTCCTGGACTTCTCAAGAGTTTGGTGGGCGGCGTCACCCTCGGGGAGCTTCTGACAGAGTTCCTCCATCAGTTGCAGCCTCTTTTCACAAAGGGCCTGAGGACCCTTTTCTCTGAAGAAAGCCTGAGGTGGGACAGAGGCTTAGTGAGACACTTTTCACCGGGCGGGCGTCACCCAGTAGCTCACCCGGTGCTCCTTGACGAGCCTCTCGCTGCCCGTGTTGGCCAGGTGCCGGTTCTCCCGGGTCACCTCGGCCTGGCATTCCTGCAGCAGCAACACCAGCTTGCTCCGCTCCGCCTCCACTTTGAGGCGGACGAGGTGGAAGGGAGCGTCGGCCTGGACGTCCTGGTACAACGAAGACGGCAAACCGTGAACCGTCGGAAGAGAACGAGCTCCAGCGAGTTGGAGTCCGTGAGCCCACCTTCCAGTGTTTGTGTAGTGCCCGCACAGTTTCCTGCAGCGACTGTTGCTCCTGGTCGGGCAAAATGTCGGTCAGCTCATCGCAGGCCAAGAGGAACGTGTTTAAGATGCGCTGGTCCAGCTGCCCGAAGAACTCCTGGCGAAAGCACCATGAGTCTGTTATTAGAAGGCAAGGTAGCAACCAACAAAAAGCGCCATCCCGCTTCCTCACCGTGTGCTTTTTGAGAAGCTCCTCCGGGTTGCCGCTTTCCGTCAGACAGCTTTCCGCCATCTTCAGGATTTTCTCCAGCTCCAGCCGCGACTCGTCAAACCTCCTCATCAGGCTGCTGTTCGCCTCCCCGCGCTTCCTCCACTCGCTCGCTTCCCTAAACATGGCCTACATTGCGACGAATGGAGAAACATTTGCTCCTCAGCTCCTTGTCGGACGACATAACATTGCGCATCCGAGTGCGTTGAAAAGTTTCCAGAAGGTCAATTTTAGTCATGCCTTTTGAAAAGCAGAGGAGCTGTTTACCTGTGAGGAGGCTTGGAGGTCCGCCACTCTTTTCTGCAGGAGGCTCAAGTCCATGTGCTGCAGTGTTTGACTGGTGTCCATGAGCTTCAGGATGCTCTGGTGATTCCTCTCAATCACCATCAGACACTTCTTGCAGCTCTGCGTGGCAGCCGCCAGCTCCTGCAACAAACGAGGCGTCAGCCTAACGTGTCCCAAGATGGACCGAAAGACTCTGAAGCCTCACCTGGATCTTCTGGTTGAAGTCCACGGGCCCCTCTGAGTCTGTGCCGCTCGTCACGTGGCCCGCCTTCTCCAGGGCCTGGTAGAAGCCGGTGATGTTCTTTTCCATTTCTTCCAGAGGAGCCAAGAGGGACTGAGACTCCTTTAGCAATGGCAGACATCGCTCTCTCACCTGAAGGCGTGATTGAGACGGTGACTTTGATTCTCGTCATTCCAAGTCAGAAATTTGCATTTGGCACGCCTGAAGGGAATTTGAGCGGCACCTTGGCGAGCTGCTCTTTGATGGAGGTCATCACAGCCGTCATCTGAGCCAACTCCTCCTGCGCCGTGTCTTTGCTCAGCAGCTGAGCGGTGCGACCAGCCGCCTTGCACGCCGCTTCCATGGCTGGCACTTTGTGCTTGATTTCctttggggaagggggggggggggggttgatgccTTCGCGCTTGACGTCAACAAACGTTACATGTGCTGCCTTTACCTCCACGTCTTGAGCGAATGCGCGGACGTTGAGGAAGGACACTTGCACGGCGGCGTTCATCTTCTCGTCTGTGGCGTCCATAAACATTTTCAACGTGTTGATGCCGTCCTGATAGTCGTGCCTCAACTTGTCCACCTCGTCTGCTCTCGCGTACTGACAACAAAAAGCCAACGGTGATTCCAATCCCCCCACCTCTACTTTgacacgttaaaaaaaaaaaaaaaaagagagacttTGTTTACGTATTTGACTTTGACGAAGAGCTCCCGCCATCGGCCGTTGAGAAGGAGGAGCTGCTGCTTGAGGTCTCGTGACACGCTGTCGTCGCAGGTCTCGATGAGGAAGTTGCCGGCATCATTCATGTCCATGTGCTGCTGGACCCAGTGGGACAGGTTGCGGAAAAAGTCCTGCATCAAGACAGACCACTGAGCTTGGATCGGAACTATTCACCATCTTTTGGCACCGTAGTGcctttagacaaaagtagtgctttgccaaCACGTGGCATCTTCactaaagtagtgctttgctgccatcttgtggttaTTGTAAACCTTTTGggggtaccgtttttttccatgtatagtgcgcccccagcCGAGCTGGAGTTCCTGCGCTTGTCGTAAACATAAGAGTCATTTTCAGTTGTGGGGAAGGGAAAAAATTACATCCGCTTGAGATGATGAAGAGGTTCCGACCTGCAGTTTTTGGAGCGTCTCCTCCAGCATATCGACGTCGCCCTCCATCTGAGTGTAGCAGCCCAGCTTCTCCTGCTCCTCTTCCAACCAGTCCTCAAATGCTTGTAGGCCCTCTTGATACTCTTGGTGAGCTTTCACCagctcctccgctttgccaacgGCCTCCTGAGGTCAAAGCAAGCGTCACCAACCAGTTTTGCCTCTCAGCTCAACTCAACTTTATCGTTTAACATTCCAACTTCAGAGGGAAGCTTACCTCCGCATTGTCTTTGATGCCGTTGAAGCGTTCTTGCAGCTCTTGCAGCTCCAGCTGAGTCACGTAATTGTCGGCCATGCTTGCGCTCTTTGCCACGATGGTGGCCAGCAGGCCGTCGTGGCTGAGCACTTCCTCGTACAACAGCTACAACCATGGCAAGGATCAGTTATGAGAaggagggggggcggggcttacAAACATTCAGTAAGTATGTTTTGTTGAGTAAGTAAGAAACACAACTAAAGCAAAAATGGCAGCGCTGGCATCGATCCCGAAAGCTATTTATTTTTGCATCGCTCCAGAGAGGGGGAGGCCGGTGTCACCTTTGCCCTGCTGAGATGAGCACTTTTGTCTCGCATCTCGGGACATTGTTTATCGGCCGGGTCCAGGTTCTCCTCCACCTGTTCCAGCCAGCTGACAAACTGACGCACGTCCTCCTGGTAACTGGTCCACTGGGACAGAGAACCTTCCAGTTGGCTGATGGATCAGAGGAGAAATTagaaatatgaatatttatACTTGCCACCTCTGGTATTCTTGCTTTTCAACCTTTTGCACTGAATGGATGCGGAGAGCAGTGTGTCCCAGGAGTCTTTCAGCTCCTGAATTTCTTCCTGGACCACAGCCACACCGGTGCCCGAGGTGTTTCTCTGAACCGACTCCCCTCTGGTGATCAGCATTTTGAGCTGGATCTCCTTCTCCTGGCGCGCAGTCAGCAATGCCTGTGGCAATCCACGGAGATGAAAACGCCACCGTTGAACAAGTGGCTACCTATTGTTAACAAACAATCTGCGAAAGGCTCAACCTCCAGCTTGATCATCCGGCTCTCCAGGATGTTTTTGTCAGCCGTGGGGGCACAGTAGGTGTGAAGCATGTGGCTCGTGTCAGCCACCCAGTTCTGCAGCTCCTTCAGGCTGCGGTTGAACAGCTGGTGCTCGGTCACGATGCGCTCGAGTCGTGACGCCTTCTCCTGTTGAGCCAAAATAGTTAAACAAGAAAACTTTCTTCACATCATCACAACTTCATTGGCTTCAAATTCCAACTTTTTTCTCCTATTCAGACTTTCATCtgcgaataccgtttttttccatgtatagtgcgcccccatgtatagtacgcacccctaacaatggcatgctgatgctggaaaaaagcttgtacccatgtataatacgcacccaatttttatgaatttttatgaatttttttttttttttttttaagtcccaaagatcgtcacacacgcagggaggcaatgggtcccatttttaaagtctttggtatggtcttaactaggctggatgtcattttttttgttggcgttgatttctccgactgcccctaaacgcaccaccgcgctccgtgcgcacacggcggctctgtatgggagagacgttgaagaggaataaaaacacccttggaaaccaaaacttgcccctcgtcgtgactcggagccgcaacaaatgtttcggatttgtgtagggtacattgtgagacagcaaacgagcaggtgatcgagcaagccttgtctgatacgagagcattgcggtcgtatggagcgtgtttgaaatgaacagcagagacgaaaggaacaaggcaaagtgttgtgaaataaaatattacctgtaatacgcattttgttatttgctgattgaaactgctaattaaactgtgaattgaaactaataggtggagaactgaactctcgctctttatatagctgacgtgtcttgcgcaaccgttctgcgcatctgtaatggcggcctccgtatgacgtccggtccgcgatggagattaaaaaacaaacaatatttgacaataacacaccatcgaggattgcaccatcgcatcaaacgatgtgtcgtcaattatgaattttactaagtgtgttgggcaggatggctgaatgcgatgcgcgattgacaacaaacaagaagaaaggtgagttttatttcgggggagatttgtcatgtctcgtccccagttttgctatgtgtcttggttgccatagtttctgttcgtgtcaccccgctcttcctgtgtcacctcaatcgatgtaacgtgttttgtatttaagtcctgtctgcccctcgctcaccgttggatcattgcatgtgttactgtcattctgttcctgtctttggtaatgtcaccctgtctttttgttccacgactttgtcggtcagtcctgctgttggttttgttgtaccatgactttatttaaaaaaaaaaaaaaaattaaaaaaaaaaaaattaaaattttttttctttgtacccatgtataatacgcaccccagattttaggacaataaattagtaaaataatgcgcactatacacggaaaaaaacggtatttataacTGCCGGCCTGTCAGGCCCTACATTTTCTTATCTTTCTTGACTTTTTACGTACCCGCTTGGAGGCCTCGGACTGGTTGAGCGCGTGCTCGGCGTCCTCCAGCCAGGCCTGCAGAGCCGCCACGGTGGCGCTGTACTTGTCCCAGTTGGAGATGACCTCCTCCAGCATGCTGCGAACGCTGCGCACCTCCAGCGCCAGGTTCTTCCACTGAGCCGCGGTGTCGCCAAGGAATTTGCTCACGCCCTCCGCTTCGTCAACTACCGGCGCCGATAAAGCATGCGGAACATGTTATTGGCCGTCCATCCGTTATGCCAAAATTCGATTGGCTTTTCTTGTTAGTTCGTATCATCAGATAGGAACAGGAACTGAATTATGTGTGGTGTTATTTAAGAAAGAAGGATGAAAAGTGCGGCGCAAGTTAAAACATGCCATTCCATATTTTCGGGACTTACCTTTGGACCAGGTCTTAGACCCTAAAAGATGAAATGTTGTTTACGACAAAACTGACATGCAGGCGCCGGCGTAATACGAGCGGTCAGAGAGACTTACTCGAAGCGTCCGACTTTACGTAGACGTCCGCCGCTTGCTTGAGTGCCGAAAAGAGGACGTCGTACTGCTCGAAGAACCCGCGGCCCTCGATGAACGTCTACCAAGAGAAGATCCCAAATGAAAGCGTTGGCGCCGTCACGCCTCCGCAAGTAACTCACAAACAAACGACAAACTCACCAGGTAACTCTGCAAAAGGAGCTCCACTGCGTCCCGCCTGCCGTATTTAACGAtccaggatttgagtttggactccgccaagagCAGAAAGGCCATCAGCCTATACTTCATCTCACAGAATTCCAGTTTGATCAAGTGGCCGTGTGATGACGTGGATACAAAATTAAACCTACAGATTGGAAAGCTGcttgacttttttcccctctcgaGTCACCAAACGGTGGGCGGGTGGGCGACTCACCGTTCAGCCATATCTTGGAGCTGTTCCGGCGGAAGCGGGACGCCGTTGACCGAGCCGTCTCGGTGGATCTGCTGGAAGGGTTGCCTGTGCGATTCCAGATTTTTTAGCACCTCCTGAAACGCAAAGAGTTGCATTTACTCAGTGTTTCCTCGTTTTCTAAAACAACAACGGACGCGTCTCCTTCCAACAGCAAAGTGTGGAGGAAGCTGACCTTATGCTGCTCCAGTTTCCTGCGGAGAACGTTGGCCGTCTCCTCATGACCGTGCTGCACGGGAACCTCCTCCCTCAGGGCTATCTCCGCTCGGTGCAGCCAAGCCCCGATCACCCCCAGAGGACCTGGCAGGGACTTGTCCAGGTGGATGTGCCAGTCCAGCAACTGCGTTTGacacccaccaaaaaaaaaaaaaatcaagattcTGTCACACGGGTTCATATCGTTCGTAAATATCACAAATAATAAAGCAAGGACGTCTCGAAGGGAGCCCCACCCTGATGGAGATGCGATCCCATGCCTGCTTGACCATAGCCTGGTCCACGGACAGTTTCCCGTCCTTGCGGACCGGCTGCAGCAGCGGATccgtctgcttcttcttcaTCTCGTACTGAACGCGTAAGTTCTTGAAGGCCTGCGCAAAAGGCAACCAAAGCGGTCGGGACACACGGATGGACGTGACAGCAAGCGACTTTCCCGGAGGTACCTGATACTTGTCAGTGAGGTTGCCCTCGGCCGCTTGGGCCCTCAGCACGTCTCTCTCCAGCTGGTCCAGGAACACCTTCAGCTCCCTCAGCATCTTGCGCTCCTCCCTCTGTCAGGTATGAGATTTCGCAAGAGGTCGAACATACTTTTGGCTTGCTAATTCTGCGCCGTGATCACTTTTTTTAGAACGCACTTTGCAGAAACAAAAGCTCGGAGGCGTAAAGACCAAAGAGTTGAGGAAAGCCAACCTACCTCGAGCATTAGCTCGATGTCCTGAGGGGCAAGCTATCCGGCGGAAGGCGGCCAAGCACACAAGAGAGTCGCATCAGAGAAAAAAGCAAGGCGGCGGGGACGGACGGCACGCGTCACTCAGCAAGCCCGCGGCTCGCCTGAAGCACGCCAGGTGACAGCGCAAAGGCAGGAACACAGCCCGGGTGCAGCTTTAATGTGCACGCAGGCGGATGGAGAAATCAAAGGATGGAAAACCAAGCACTCTTGCGTTCAAAGTGCGTGCACAACCAGAAAAGCTCAGCACCGCTCGTTTGCCACGACGTGAAATGAGAAGACGGCAAGTAAGACGTTTGAATCGTGAGAAAGCGATTAGAACAGATTTGCAGGAAACCAAAAATGCCATGAGATCACTTGAAGTCACGGAGGCGGGTTCAAGAGTTACCTCATCGTGCCGCCCGTCGTTTTCTGAGTGGCGAGGGTCGGGGTAGTGCTTGAGGAACTGCGCCACATACGTCATGATGGACTTCTCGTCCGGCTTGTCCACATCCACATCTGCCGAGCGACACAAACGAGAGCCATCAAACGTCCGATCTCTCCCTGGGCCATCCAATTGAAGAAGACCCGACTCTCCCGACACCTTCTGGATCCAGCAGACGAGGGATGCCTAGTTCGTTCTCCGCTAGCGCAAAAGCCTGCTCCAGATTCTCCTTGTGGCTTCTCGAGCGCGCCGCCTGCATGTCAACCAGGTCGGGCCGGATGGCGTGCACTAGTGACTGGAAGGCGAAGCCATCCCGCCAGCTCGTGCCAAAATCCTTCACCTCGATCCCGTGATGCCTGTGGAAAAGGGTTAAGACTCGTTCATTCCGGACCAGAGTGAAGTGAAGTTTGGAAGTTTTTGTGAAAAGCTCTCCTGGTGGACCTACTTGGCAGCGGTGCACTGGACCCATCTGAGCAGCGCCTTCTTGGCGTTGCCCTGAAACTTAACAACTTTTCTCTTCATGGGTGGACTTCCCGTTTCGGAACTCTCCACAGAGGAGTTGCTTGCGGACAAGGCCTGGAGGGCTGGAAGGTTGCTTGTCAACTCCTCAATCTGAGGAGGCAAAAGACGGTGTTTATCTGGAGCAAAAATCCCTGCCGTATTCTGAAGAATGAAAAGACCTGAAAGTAAAGGATGATGGTCCATATCAACCCAAGGACGATGGATGGCCGTCCGTCCGCAATGTCCGTAGCGTGAATGTTAACCAGTTTGATCTGAAACAAAAGCCGCGCATCTGTTATTCCCCGTAAGAAGGCATTCCAGATAGCATTCACCGCtaaagtttaaaaacaaaaaaaacaaaagcacgcTTCCA is a genomic window of Syngnathus typhle isolate RoL2023-S1 ecotype Sweden linkage group LG16, RoL_Styp_1.0, whole genome shotgun sequence containing:
- the LOC133169102 gene encoding nesprin-1-like; the encoded protein is MLHTYCAPTADKNILESRMIKLEALLTARQEKEIQLKMLITRGESVQRNTSGTGVAVVQEEIQELKDSWDTLLSASIQCKSQLEGSLSQWTSYQEDVRQFVSWLEQVEENLDPADKQCPEMRDKSAHLSRAKLLYEEVLSHDGLLATIVAKSASMADNYVTQLELQELQERFNGIKDNAEEAVGKAEELVKAHQEYQEGLQAFEDWLEEEQEKLGCYTQMEGDVDMLEETLQKLQVGTSSSSQADVIFSLPHN